The nucleotide window AAGATTTTTACACTAGAATGCACCACTACTGCCATCTTCTTGTCGTTCTGCATTAGCGTTATTCCTTCTTGATTGTTGACGTCCTGTGTAACACATCGTAAGTAGACACCTGTAGACGAGAAGCAGTAGATTCCATTTAGTTTCTCATAATTACTAATACATATCTCATCATTGATGCTGCAGCACATACCCGTAGGACGCCATTCAGAGAGACACATAGGTACAGTTATGGTATGCTGAAGGGTCCCACTAGAGTCTAACACCTGAACACTTAAGTAGCAATTTAAAGGACTCACGATGATATTGCCCTGTGATGTCGTTGTAATATACCATGGTGGAATGCTGACATTGAATGACGTGATATGTGTGCCATTGAGATTATGAATGCTGATGTATTTCTTGATGACTTCTCCTACCAATAGTTGACTCTTGTGATTGATAGCCAATCCTCTCAAGGATGTTCCTTCTGTATTTGATGCCACACCTGTTGCTGATATCGCTGCGAATTTGGAAAGATATCGACCGTCTGATCCAAACACGTTGATGTGTTTTACGTCATTGTTATAATATGATACGTAGAATTCCCCATCAGGACTGACAGCTACATCCCAGGCATTACATGATTGCTTATGAAGATCGAATTTAAACTTCCCATCAGAATTGTAGACTTTTACCGGTACTGATGATGACCGATTTGCTACGACAATATCTCCTGTGGGTGTTGTTGAAATACCTCTGGGATTTGATACTTTGCCAGCATCGTCTTTGTCACCAAACTCACTCTCCATCTCCCATGAACCATCTGATACTTGATCTATGAGTTCCCCGATGAAGGTAACGCTCGTTATCCTAGAGTCAGCCTTGAACTTAGGTAGTTTGGCAATATCTTTTGGGACACTCTCAGGTTCTTCCTTGCACAAATCCTCAAGTGAGTTGCTGAGCTGCTTGTAAACAGATGCGACGTCATTATCAGACCCACTCTGAAGAACTTGGTTGGCTACCTCGCGCGCTGCTTGAAATCTGACTTTCTGGCTCTGCAAAGTTACTTTGAACGATTGGATCTTCTTTCGAGATAATGCTATAGTCTCGTCTTGTTGCTCCAACAGTCGTTTACGCTCCTGTCGACAGATCTTACGGACATACTTCTCTATCTTATCTATCTCCATATCAATCTCAGCGTTGGATTTCATTTTGTTGCTATCCAATTCTTGCTGGGTGTTATGAGCATCTTGTAAAGCTTTGTCAACTTGCTTCTCGATAATTCCATTTTGCTTGACTAACACTTCGATCTTCTTCCGGTGCTCTGAGACTATGCTCTGTAAAGTGACGTATGCATGGCCTGGTTTTGAGTGATCCACGACTGTACAATCTCTGCATATCACTACTCCACAGGTCTCGCAGTAAAACCAAAGCTGCTGGCCTTCGTGCACTCTGCAAGTTGCTATCTTCTTATTTGCTAAGTGCTTCAGGTTGACTTTTCCAGACTTGATGTCTTCTAACTTGATAACCTGGTGGGATTTCAGTAGTCTCTCCTGATGAAGGTCAACGCCCTTTTGGCAGAGGAATCCGTTGCACTCTAAGCAGCGagccatgacgtcattgcctgtTTCTTCGCAACAAACACAAGGTACGTTTCTCCCTCGAGATGGGCTGAAAAGATGGAAACAAAAATGTGTTAAAGAGTCAGTTCTTCAAAGACGCCTATATGCAAGAGTGCTTTAATCATTGGCATGAATGGTTTAAATCTTTTGTTTCGtattaatcatgatgatataACGATTAAAACAACAGTATAATTAGTAATTTAATATCTAAATTCATGTTATGCCCACTTCTGATGATGTGCCATTGCCATGATTACAGCCGAGCTGCGAAAAAGGAAAAAATATCGCAAAAGAAAGGTCCGGGAGAAATATTTGTATTGTTATTACTCAAATCGGATTGCAAATATTCTTATCGAAGTTCAGCGATCATAAAATACAATGCCGTAAGGCGTAAGGGCTCTAGTagcaacatttggacagtatttttgtgggacatgagagcacagcaggcatatcgaatcgcattcttaatacgacgaatgtccttctgatatcaaatacttttgattttttgaataatacacattttatggcaaatgataaaaaattgatatttttgatatgtaacaatcctcgaagtaaactttctaaatctaatgatatgtacttaaagtgtatgtagcacgtTGGCCTACTTTCTGTAAAATTCTACTCTTGCtctaataatgtttcttttcttcGAAATAAAAACTGTTTACAAGAGGCAAAGATATATATGTTTATCTTAAGAGTAACACCTTATTTTACACATTCTACGTTGGTGTGTGGTTTTTGGACTGAATAATTGTAAACCTTCTCAGTGTGGTCTGCTTGAAGGTTCCTTATAATGTGTTGCCCGCACCGCCCCGTCGAACGGGAGGCACACAGGTTTAATATTCTCTAATATGCGGTGATAATTTGATGGATATTGCCGTGATACTACAAGTTCAATGTCTTATTTTTAACAGCAGATACTGTGTTCTGCACTCATTCAATGTAATTATGACTACATTGTATAGTATATGCCTGTTAGTCTGGTCTGAGTTAAAACAAAACTCTTCAGATCACCTTAATCGCCGCCGGAAGTGGCGGTTTTCTATTTTTAATATGACTGGCAAATACCCACCTTGTGTCAATAAGAGATGAGACAAAGACATTTCCAGGCAGACCATCCATCCCCTCTACCGTCCATCgctcaccccacccccacacacacttttACCTTGTGTTAATAAGAGATGAGACAAAGACATTTCCAGGCAGACCATCCATCCTTTCTACCGTCCATCgctcaccccaccccacacacacacacacttttaccTTGTGTTAATAAGAGATGAGACAAAGACATTTCCAGGCAGACCATCCACCCC belongs to Amphiura filiformis chromosome 18, Afil_fr2py, whole genome shotgun sequence and includes:
- the LOC140138977 gene encoding uncharacterized protein, giving the protein MASSKPVPTLDPPKDLARCGICNEIINQPKALPCLHTFCLECLREWGKSNKDTVTCPVLNCKKTTPMPSDGVDGLPGNVFVSSLINTSPSRGRNVPCVCCEETGNDVMARCLECNGFLCQKGVDLHQERLLKSHQVIKLEDIKSGKVNLKHLANKKIATCRVHEGQQLWFYCETCGVVICRDCTVVDHSKPGHAYVTLQSIVSEHRKKIEVLVKQNGIIEKQVDKALQDAHNTQQELDSNKMKSNAEIDMEIDKIEKYVRKICRQERKRLLEQQDETIALSRKKIQSFKVTLQSQKVRFQAAREVANQVLQSGSDNDVASVYKQLSNSLEDLCKEEPESVPKDIAKLPKFKADSRITSVTFIGELIDQVSDGSWEMESEFGDKDDAGKVSNPRGISTTPTGDIVVANRSSSVPVKVYNSDGKFKFDLHKQSCNAWDVAVSPDGEFYVSYYNNDVKHINVFGSDGRYLSKFAAISATGVASNTEGTSLRGLAINHKSQLLVGEVIKKYISIHNLNGTHITSFNVSIPPWYITTTSQGNIIVSPLNCYLSVQVLDSSGTLQHTITVPMCLSEWRPTGMCCSINDEICISNYEKLNGIYCFSSTGVYLRCVTQDVNNQEGITLMQNDKKMAVVVHSSVKIFGRK